Proteins encoded within one genomic window of Amycolatopsis sp. 2-15:
- the cobT gene encoding nicotinate-nucleotide--dimethylbenzimidazole phosphoribosyltransferase, translating to MDADTSIEFGEIEPPSDQARSAAIALHGKLVKPAGSLGRLEELGVWISSCQGQAPPRPFTRPRVVVFAGDHGIAKKGVSAYPAEVTSQLVGTMLTGGAAINVLAAAAGASVRVVDMAVDTEESAMRSIGEYKVRRGSGSIDVEDALTDAEVRAAVLAGMKVADAEVDGGADLLIAGDLGIGNSTPASVLVAALTGTEPVAVVGRGSGIDDNAWMRKATAVRDALRRARVVLADPLALLRTSSGADIAAMAGFLAQAAVRRTPVVLDGLVVCAAAMVAEELAPGARRWWMSGQLTGEPAHALALEHLDLGGLLDLDVRLGEGTGAVTALPLLMMAARVLAEMTTHEQSGVSGPLTPVPAS from the coding sequence GTGGACGCGGACACCAGCATCGAGTTCGGCGAGATCGAACCACCCAGCGACCAGGCCCGGTCGGCGGCGATCGCCCTGCACGGCAAGCTCGTGAAGCCCGCGGGATCCCTGGGGCGGCTCGAGGAGCTCGGCGTGTGGATCTCGTCGTGCCAGGGCCAGGCGCCGCCGCGGCCGTTCACGCGGCCCCGGGTCGTGGTGTTCGCCGGCGACCACGGCATCGCCAAGAAGGGCGTGTCCGCGTATCCGGCGGAGGTCACGTCGCAGCTCGTCGGCACGATGCTGACCGGCGGCGCGGCCATCAACGTGCTCGCCGCCGCGGCCGGCGCCAGCGTGCGCGTGGTCGACATGGCCGTGGACACCGAAGAGTCGGCCATGCGCTCCATCGGCGAGTACAAGGTCCGCCGCGGCTCCGGCTCGATCGACGTCGAGGACGCCCTCACCGACGCCGAGGTGCGCGCGGCCGTGCTGGCCGGCATGAAGGTCGCCGACGCCGAGGTGGACGGCGGCGCCGACCTCCTCATCGCGGGCGACCTGGGCATCGGCAACAGCACCCCGGCGTCCGTGCTGGTCGCCGCGCTCACCGGCACCGAGCCCGTAGCCGTGGTCGGGCGCGGTTCGGGCATCGACGACAACGCGTGGATGCGCAAGGCCACCGCCGTGCGCGACGCGCTGCGCCGCGCCCGCGTGGTCCTGGCCGACCCGCTGGCCCTGCTGCGCACCTCCAGCGGCGCCGACATCGCCGCCATGGCGGGCTTCCTGGCCCAGGCGGCCGTGCGCCGCACCCCGGTCGTCCTCGACGGTCTCGTCGTGTGCGCGGCGGCGATGGTGGCCGAGGAGCTCGCTCCCGGTGCGCGCCGCTGGTGGATGTCCGGCCAGCTCACCGGCGAGCCCGCCCACGCCCTCGCGCTGGAGCACCTCGACCTCGGCGGGCTGCTCGACCTCGACGTCCGCCTCGGCGAGGGCACCGGCGCCGTCACCGCGCTGCCGCTGCTGATGATGGCCGCGCGCGTGCTGGCGGAGATGACCACGCACGAGCAGTCCGGCGTGTCCGGCCCGCTCACGCCGGTGCCGGCTTCCTGA
- a CDS encoding branched-chain amino acid aminotransferase has translation MTTATHFSRVPHPNPATPERVAEVLDKPGFGLYFTDHMVTVRWSEERGWHDAKVGPYEPFCLDPATSVLHYGQAIFEGLKAYRQADGTVAAFRPDANAERFQASAERLAMPQLPVELFLESLRELIAVDERWVPTRKGDSLYLRPFMISTSTGLGVNKPATEYLYTLIASPAGSYFAGGVKPVSVWLSTEYVRAAPGGTGAAKCAGNYAASFVAQAQAVEQGCDQVVWLDAVERRWVEEMGGMNLFFVFGSGPEARVVTPELSGSLLPGITRKSLLQLAETAGHRVEERRISTDEWEKAAASGELTEVFACGTAAVITPVGHVKHAGGEFTIGDGQPGPITMKLREELVGMQEGDFAFPDGWMRPLT, from the coding sequence ATGACGACAGCGACGCATTTCTCCCGAGTCCCGCACCCGAACCCCGCGACTCCCGAGCGCGTCGCCGAGGTACTCGACAAGCCCGGGTTCGGTCTGTACTTCACCGACCACATGGTCACGGTGCGCTGGAGCGAGGAGCGCGGCTGGCACGACGCCAAGGTCGGGCCGTACGAACCGTTCTGCCTCGACCCGGCCACGTCGGTGCTGCACTACGGCCAGGCGATCTTCGAAGGCCTCAAGGCCTACCGCCAGGCCGACGGCACGGTGGCCGCGTTCCGGCCCGACGCCAACGCCGAGCGCTTCCAGGCCTCGGCCGAGCGCCTGGCGATGCCGCAGCTGCCTGTGGAACTGTTCCTCGAGTCGCTGCGCGAGCTCATCGCGGTCGACGAGCGCTGGGTGCCCACCCGCAAGGGTGACTCCCTTTACCTGCGGCCGTTCATGATCTCCACCTCGACCGGCCTCGGCGTGAACAAGCCGGCCACCGAGTACCTCTACACGCTCATCGCCTCGCCCGCCGGGTCGTATTTCGCCGGTGGCGTGAAGCCGGTCAGCGTGTGGCTGTCCACGGAGTACGTGCGCGCGGCCCCCGGCGGTACCGGCGCGGCGAAGTGCGCCGGCAACTACGCGGCGTCGTTCGTGGCGCAGGCGCAGGCCGTGGAGCAGGGCTGCGACCAGGTGGTGTGGCTCGACGCCGTGGAGCGGCGCTGGGTCGAGGAGATGGGCGGGATGAACCTGTTCTTCGTCTTCGGCTCGGGACCTGAGGCCCGCGTGGTCACGCCGGAGCTGTCGGGCTCGCTGCTGCCGGGTATCACGCGCAAGTCGCTGCTGCAGCTGGCCGAGACCGCCGGCCACCGCGTCGAGGAGCGCCGGATCTCCACCGACGAGTGGGAGAAGGCCGCCGCCTCCGGCGAGCTGACTGAGGTCTTCGCGTGCGGCACCGCGGCCGTGATCACGCCCGTCGGGCACGTGAAGCACGCCGGCGGCGAGTTCACGATCGGCGACGGACAGCCCGGCCCGATCACCATGAAGCTGCGGGAGGAACTGGTCGGCATGCAGGAAGGCGACTTCGCCTTCCCGGACGGCTGGATGCGTCCGCTGACCTGA
- a CDS encoding DUF402 domain-containing protein, translating to MPESDHLWEPGETVVERFLRPDGSIGQHHPLRVVSDDGRVLFGWLPMGTPIVGSRLADGRTMREARLEERFRVPRVPVADTWHGTSTLRMIPEGQWSSVWWFFAPDGAFLEWYVNLEIPLGRTASGPDRIDGVLDVVVTPGAGWRWDDEDEAEEALAVGRLTAEQLDRVRAEGERIGALADAGAFPFDGTHTDFRPDPAWSAPQLPVALR from the coding sequence ATGCCCGAGAGTGATCACCTTTGGGAGCCGGGGGAGACCGTCGTCGAGCGGTTCCTGCGGCCCGACGGCAGCATCGGCCAGCACCACCCGTTGCGTGTGGTGTCCGACGACGGGCGGGTGCTCTTCGGCTGGCTCCCGATGGGCACACCGATCGTCGGCAGCCGGCTCGCCGACGGCCGCACGATGCGCGAAGCCCGGCTGGAAGAGCGCTTCCGCGTGCCCCGAGTGCCGGTGGCCGACACCTGGCACGGCACCTCGACGCTGCGGATGATCCCCGAGGGCCAGTGGTCCTCGGTGTGGTGGTTCTTCGCGCCGGACGGCGCGTTCCTCGAGTGGTACGTGAACCTCGAGATCCCGCTCGGGCGCACCGCGAGCGGCCCGGACCGCATCGACGGCGTGCTCGACGTCGTGGTGACGCCGGGCGCCGGCTGGCGCTGGGACGACGAGGACGAGGCCGAGGAAGCGCTCGCCGTCGGCCGGCTCACCGCCGAGCAGCTCGACCGGGTGCGCGCGGAGGGCGAGCGGATCGGGGCGCTGGCCGACGCCGGCGCGTTCCCGTTCGACGGCACGCACACGGACTTCCGGCCGGACCCGGCGTGGTCCGCGCCGCAGCTGCCGGTCGCGCTGCGGTGA
- a CDS encoding sulfatase, producing the protein MRLGGGLLVVLAVGAAGAGYWVLAGVVLAAIAAGVTARLPELGDTQAERWTGGMTRLALVAVQAIVFGAYVVPAQPAYAAAGLVLVVAVADFAGLRLPAALVRWLTIVLIAAAVVLIVLCVVVAPVVTSSPIAAPDVAGVIVAAVVTLPFLLPVASDRVTLRALTLGAIAVLVTIVALVQLGPDRLGLSATSIRDLLYAADAGQLQPLLTVVVALATVPAALTTYTDARERYAPDQGWLAAAGAVVTLAAALFATPYAVLVVAGLGTVLELVLRARRYRDAHARE; encoded by the coding sequence GTGCGACTCGGGGGCGGGCTCCTCGTGGTGCTGGCGGTGGGGGCCGCCGGGGCCGGCTACTGGGTGCTGGCGGGCGTCGTGCTCGCGGCGATCGCCGCCGGCGTCACCGCCCGGCTGCCCGAGCTCGGCGACACGCAGGCCGAGCGCTGGACCGGTGGGATGACGCGGCTGGCGCTGGTGGCCGTGCAGGCGATCGTCTTCGGCGCGTACGTCGTTCCCGCGCAACCCGCGTACGCGGCGGCCGGGCTCGTGCTCGTGGTCGCCGTGGCCGATTTCGCCGGCCTGCGGCTGCCCGCCGCCTTGGTCCGCTGGCTCACGATCGTGTTGATCGCCGCCGCCGTGGTGCTGATCGTGCTGTGCGTCGTGGTGGCCCCGGTCGTGACCTCGAGTCCGATCGCCGCCCCGGACGTCGCCGGGGTCATCGTGGCGGCGGTGGTCACGCTGCCGTTCCTGCTGCCGGTCGCCTCCGACCGCGTCACGCTGCGCGCGCTGACGCTGGGCGCAATCGCGGTGCTGGTCACGATCGTGGCGCTCGTGCAGCTCGGGCCGGACCGGCTCGGCCTCTCGGCCACCTCGATCCGCGACCTCCTCTACGCCGCCGACGCGGGCCAGCTGCAACCGCTGCTCACCGTGGTCGTCGCGCTCGCGACGGTCCCCGCCGCGCTCACCACGTATACCGACGCCCGCGAGCGGTACGCGCCGGACCAGGGCTGGCTCGCCGCCGCGGGCGCGGTCGTCACGCTGGCCGCGGCGCTGTTCGCGACGCCGTACGCGGTGCTGGTCGTGGCCGGGCTCGGCACCGTGCTCGAATTGGTGCTGCGTGCCCGCCGCTACCGTGACGCGCATGCCCGAGAGTGA
- a CDS encoding leucyl aminopeptidase — protein sequence MTVPKLALTENTEAALAKTRADVVVIGTLQGEDGPVLAAGAAVADTAFDGKLAEVLATLGATGKAEQVVKLPTLGKLAAGVVLAVGLGKAADGAVTAEQVRRAAGAAARSLAGTERAFVTLSALDLQAAVEGTALGAYTFTEYRSSKGDAPLAKADFVSPEDGTAREHKATLKAATAIAESVIITRDLINTPPNDLFPASFADRAKKLAEDNGLDFEVLDEKQLKRKGFGGILGVGGGSERPPRLLRVGWKPAKASKRVALVGKGITFDSGGISIKPAAGMDHMTSDMSGAAAVLASVVLAAKLKYPLEVTAHIPLAENLPSGSSYRPGDVLTMYGGKTVEVLNTDAEGRLVLADAMVRAAEENPDYLIETATLTGAQVVALGNRTAGVMGSDEFRDRVAGIMQATGEGGWAMPLPEELRADLDSRLADLANVTGHRWGGMLAAGLFLKEFVAEGLPWAHIDVAGPAFNTGGPWGYTGKGGTGVPVRTIAAVLADIADRG from the coding sequence GTGACCGTGCCGAAGCTTGCCCTCACCGAGAACACCGAGGCGGCGCTCGCCAAAACGCGCGCCGACGTGGTCGTGATCGGCACCCTCCAGGGCGAGGACGGCCCGGTGCTCGCCGCGGGCGCCGCGGTCGCCGACACCGCGTTCGACGGCAAGCTCGCCGAGGTGCTCGCCACGCTCGGCGCCACCGGCAAGGCCGAGCAGGTCGTGAAGCTGCCCACACTGGGCAAGCTCGCCGCCGGCGTCGTGCTGGCCGTGGGCCTGGGCAAGGCGGCCGACGGTGCCGTCACCGCCGAGCAGGTCCGCCGCGCCGCGGGTGCCGCCGCGCGGTCGCTGGCCGGCACGGAGCGCGCGTTCGTCACGCTCTCGGCGCTCGACCTGCAGGCCGCCGTCGAGGGCACCGCGCTCGGCGCGTACACCTTCACCGAGTACCGCTCCTCGAAGGGCGACGCCCCGCTGGCCAAGGCCGACTTCGTCAGCCCGGAGGACGGCACCGCGCGCGAGCACAAGGCGACGCTGAAGGCCGCCACCGCGATCGCCGAGTCGGTGATCATCACCCGCGACCTGATCAACACCCCGCCCAACGACCTGTTCCCGGCCTCGTTCGCCGACCGCGCGAAGAAGCTCGCCGAGGACAACGGCCTCGACTTCGAGGTGCTCGACGAGAAGCAGCTCAAGCGCAAGGGCTTCGGCGGCATCCTGGGGGTCGGCGGCGGTTCCGAGCGTCCGCCGCGCCTGCTGCGCGTGGGCTGGAAGCCGGCCAAGGCGAGCAAGCGCGTGGCGCTGGTCGGGAAGGGCATCACGTTCGACTCGGGCGGCATCTCGATCAAGCCGGCCGCGGGCATGGACCACATGACCTCCGACATGTCGGGTGCCGCCGCGGTGCTCGCGTCGGTCGTGCTGGCCGCGAAGCTGAAGTACCCGCTCGAGGTCACCGCGCACATCCCGCTGGCGGAGAACCTGCCCTCGGGCAGCTCCTACCGGCCGGGCGACGTCCTGACCATGTACGGCGGCAAGACCGTCGAGGTCCTCAACACCGACGCCGAGGGCCGCCTGGTCCTGGCCGACGCGATGGTGCGCGCCGCCGAGGAGAACCCCGACTACCTCATCGAGACCGCCACCCTCACCGGCGCGCAGGTCGTGGCCCTCGGCAACCGCACCGCCGGCGTGATGGGCTCCGACGAGTTCCGCGACCGCGTCGCGGGCATCATGCAGGCCACCGGCGAGGGCGGCTGGGCCATGCCGCTGCCCGAGGAACTGCGCGCCGACCTCGACTCCCGCCTGGCCGACCTGGCCAACGTCACGGGCCACCGCTGGGGCGGCATGCTCGCCGCCGGCCTGTTCCTCAAGGAGTTCGTCGCCGAGGGCCTGCCGTGGGCCCACATCGACGTCGCGGGCCCCGCCTTCAACACCGGCGGCCCCTGGGGCTACACCGGCAAGGGCGGCACGGGCGTCCCCGTCCGCACCATCGCCGCCGTCCTGGCCGACATCGCCGACCGCGGCTGA
- a CDS encoding SMI1/KNR4 family protein: MDADAYLEAAVRDVLTGDEPALDRRVGQAALVLATAGAGTAADRLVAHWRVVTERPVTQLADDAVRARAWAMLFEARGGRPQWADELVPLDLDAEERAHQAFLTRKVSDLDGVLDDSPVAEVVSALAPGLPDRVRIALADGDLEQWAKLIENHPVPDVAALAATRALAPRLVAGADPLELGPDWPDQCAGALIAALRERYPTRPGSWPELVAAILRERGQTAPPPASEADLREAERRLGTTLPADYREFLRTANGLPDDVTFPRLLPAQELRADNGVVIVSDPALVLLTATGHAVEVDLAFGSTAHPSFRALLEHHLGLLEASA; the protein is encoded by the coding sequence ATGGATGCCGACGCCTATCTCGAAGCCGCGGTCCGCGACGTGCTCACCGGGGACGAGCCGGCCCTCGACCGGCGCGTCGGGCAGGCCGCGCTGGTGCTCGCCACGGCGGGGGCGGGGACGGCCGCGGATCGGCTCGTCGCGCACTGGCGCGTGGTGACGGAGCGGCCCGTGACGCAGCTCGCCGACGACGCCGTGCGGGCGCGCGCGTGGGCGATGTTGTTCGAGGCACGCGGCGGCCGTCCACAGTGGGCGGACGAGCTCGTCCCGCTCGATCTCGACGCGGAAGAGCGGGCGCACCAAGCGTTCCTGACGCGGAAAGTGTCCGATCTGGACGGTGTGCTCGACGACTCACCCGTCGCGGAGGTCGTGTCCGCGCTGGCGCCCGGGCTGCCAGATCGCGTCCGCATCGCGCTGGCCGACGGCGACCTCGAACAGTGGGCGAAGCTCATCGAAAACCACCCGGTCCCGGACGTCGCCGCCCTGGCTGCGACGCGCGCCCTGGCCCCGCGGCTGGTCGCCGGCGCCGATCCGCTGGAGCTCGGCCCGGACTGGCCCGACCAGTGCGCCGGCGCGCTGATCGCCGCGTTGCGTGAGCGCTACCCGACGCGTCCGGGCAGCTGGCCGGAGCTCGTCGCGGCGATCCTGCGTGAACGCGGCCAGACCGCGCCGCCGCCGGCGTCCGAAGCGGACCTGCGAGAAGCCGAACGCCGGCTCGGCACCACCCTGCCCGCCGACTACCGCGAGTTCCTCCGCACGGCGAACGGCCTGCCCGACGACGTCACCTTCCCGCGCCTGCTGCCCGCGCAGGAACTACGCGCCGACAACGGTGTCGTCATCGTCTCCGACCCCGCGCTCGTGCTGCTGACCGCCACCGGTCACGCCGTGGAGGTCGACCTCGCGTTCGGCAGCACCGCGCACCCGTCGTTCCGCGCGCTGCTGGAGCACCACCTCGGACTTCTGGAGGCGAGCGCGTAA
- a CDS encoding oxidoreductase encodes MVGVGIFDSLRRRGRGGRRPGTMRKATSEDTRHLEEWAASRRGVEAYVEPRTTVTEATVVLIAHDGEWTRRRIGSLQAALHFGEKRSIPVYEVSRVGYPKRMREYTERKKRGQV; translated from the coding sequence GTGGTCGGAGTGGGGATCTTCGACTCGCTGCGTCGGCGCGGCCGAGGCGGCAGACGTCCGGGAACGATGCGCAAGGCCACCTCCGAAGACACCCGTCACCTGGAGGAATGGGCCGCGTCGAGGCGTGGCGTCGAGGCGTACGTCGAGCCCCGCACCACCGTGACGGAAGCCACTGTGGTCCTTATCGCCCACGACGGCGAGTGGACCCGCCGGCGCATCGGCAGCCTCCAGGCGGCGCTGCACTTCGGCGAGAAGCGGTCGATTCCGGTGTACGAGGTGTCGCGGGTCGGTTACCCCAAGCGCATGCGCGAGTACACGGAGCGGAAGAAGCGCGGTCAGGTCTAG